Below is a genomic region from Culicoides brevitarsis isolate CSIRO-B50_1 chromosome 2, AGI_CSIRO_Cbre_v1, whole genome shotgun sequence.
GCTCATCAAAACGAATCGTCGCAGCACAATGATAGATGATATTTACGTTATTAGCGACGAGCTCACGATCCGCCTTGGACATTCCCAGCTCGAGTAAAGAGCAATCTCCAGGAATTACGCGCACTTTTTTCATCATGTAATCCAATCCACGTTCCTTTTTGACAACATCGAATAActaaaaagaccaaaaattgttgaaaatgcttcaaatgtgaaaaaattaaaacttacgggagattgaaaaaaatttggaatccGTTCTTGAGGATTAACGCCCTTTTTTGCTCGAACAAGCATCCAAATTCCACTCAAATTGGGCATGCATcttcaagaaaaaagttaaaatttatgtaaaatcaggaaaattttcttacctgagAAGTTTTTCGATCAAAACTTTTCCGACGAACCCCGTGCCACctgtcaaaaatataattttcccaTCAAAAGTGGATGTTATGCGATCATCcgacatttttattcaaatttttaacgcgaTTTGAACTAATACGATCTTCACCTGTTGGTGTCTCAAATCAAAATAccacaaaaatgcaaaaataatcgaATTCGCATTGACTATTGTCATCGAAAACTAGTTATAAAACCACCCGGTAGACATAAAACtggattttttggcaattttattGGATAGACATGCAAAAacagtatttttttgaataaattttacttttatttacaaaatataaaaataaaaaaaagctgtACACCGCCAAGTTTGTCACCGTAGTTACGTCATTAATCGTTCCACGAGTATCCAAACAACATTCGCATGATCCATCCTCCGACGAAGTAAATCATCAACAGCATGAAAGTTGTCTTGCAAAACTTGTCGACGAACcacatgctaaaaaaaaacaaaaaaattttagtcggGATTCCGTTCAAAAATCACATGACTCACATTTTCATGTGTCTCCGTGCCGCTGGAATTGTGTCGTCTGTTTCTTTCAAGATGAATAAACGCGCCGCCCGCACgcaatttaagaaatattccTGTATATCGACGTTATGACCATCAATTTTGTATTTGGCAGTCTCTTCCTCGGTCAACTTGGCTCTCAAATAAAGgacatttttattgtcaaaGTCCCAAACGTGGTTCGTGTAATACTCGAAGACCTCAAAACCGTTCTGGATGCGGGTTTGGACGCGTTTCAAGCTGATTTTGAAGAGAGATTAGAtagaaatttagtaaaaattgtgaaaacttACACTGGAGGATATCCCAAGACGAAGAGAAGGGCATCGATAATGTACGCAGGCACCCAATGATACAAGAAACACGCGATATTGTGATGTAATCGGGAGCTTTTCATCGAGCCACCGGGATACCAAAGCACTCCGTTCAGTGGAAGTTTGTTTTTGACAATCCAACGTCCCAAATCAACAATTTCCTGccatgataatttaatttctgctGAACTAACCATGTGCCAGATGCGTTTCGAGTGGTCTCTGAAtagtgaaattttgaaaaaaattaaattaaaattaaaatttaggccggtccaaatttttttctatgtttttgtcctaTGCCTCGTTTCAAAAGTCgtaaatccaatggggcaaaattaaaaaaaaaattgaaaatttcatcaaaatttaccgttttttggtcttttttcatattttttcaagaaatttttaaaaatttaaaaaaaaataatttttaaaaatttttgtattgaaaaacgaaattcatcatgaattttcttaattaaaattattttcaaaaaattatttttcaaaattttttgagagttatttttatgaaatttttttgtttaaatttttaacttaaaacactctgagatcaattgaaaattatcgaaTGGCAATGTAAATATCATATTTGACTTCATTACAAAAACaactttgttttcaaaaaatttgaaaatttttccttttttaaaaatttgaccaaaaattgtttaaattttgtcattttgaatgaaaaaatatttcaaaactttttttttattttgccccccatactttgaaaaaaattttttttaggacaaaaacatcgaaaaaaaatttccaacgatcttagacatgaaaaaaagttcatactTGTTGCCGATAAAGTTCCAAGTACTCGTAATGATGCCATTAACTGCCAAATCTACCGGTAAAAAGTCACCGTATCCATCTTGTTTGCAATACATCGTTCGAATAACACCTTTTCCAGCTCCAATTAACAATCCAGTAGGTCCATTAATGTTATCTGTCCATCCGGGAATCGGTTCGTTCCAACATGGAAtgactaaaaaacaaaaattttaatcatttattccATCGTGCTTTGGAAAAACTTACTAATTGATGGCCGATAAACGACACTCGGGATGTCTTTCATCGATTCCATGACCAATGACTCCGACAATGCCTTCGTAAAGGCATACGTGTTCGGAATATCACCCAAAATCTTTGGTGTGATGCTGTCAATGACGTCGTCATCTAACCATTCACAGGCGGAAATAACTTTATACGGGTCAGTTGGTGGCGGATACTCCTTTTCCAGCAACAATTTCTCATTCAGGTGACAATAAGCCGTTCCCATGTAAccgaaaaattctaattttttgcactCTTTTGCCAGGTCGATCATCAATTTAGTGCCTCGAGTATTCAGAAGAGCAGCTCGCTTCAAGGGCTCATCAAAACGAATCGTCGCAGCACAATGATAGATGATATTTACGTTATTGGCGACGAGCTCACGATCCTCCTTGGACATTCCTAGTTCCAATAATGAACAATCTCCAGGTATCGCACgaacttttttcatcatataatCCAAGCCACGTTCCTTTTTGACAgagtcaaaaatctaaaaagagaaaaaattagaaaatctaTTTccttttaatccaaaccaagcataaaaaataatttacaggaAATTGTCgtcaaaaaacgttaaaactgcattttttcttcgaaatgtggtaaaaatgaaaaacttacgacattttgaaaaatcactgGAAGTCGTTCTTGTGGATCAATTCCCTTTTTTGTCCGTACAAGCAGCCAAATGCCACCCAAATTCGGCATacatctttgaaaaaaatctaaaaattaattcaaactcAAGATTTCCGCCTAAAATCTCTTACCTCAAAAACTTTTCGATGATGACTTTGCCCAAAAATCCACTACCACCggttaaaaatatgatttttccaTCGAATGACGGAGTTATTCGATCTCCTGACATCTTTCTGAAAATTGTATCTAAAGATAATGAGTTCTAATAGATCTTTTTTctagaaaaaagttaagaatcGATGCGATAAACAAGCAAAGCAATCAAGAAAATCGATTTGAACTCAACTTTAATCTCAATAAAATAACGAAACTAGGTCCAAAGCTCAGTGCTCGACCTGATTTTCTACCGAAATTCATGAacgttcaaaacaaaacaaaatattacttCATACCGTTCCCCACTAAAAGTTCAAGGTATGATTCACgtgtctcgttttttttttgttcaatcaaGTTACAATCAATCTCTTTTTTCTGCGTGGTCCATGCAcgtcaacaaaaatttccctcccttaaaaaaattcaaaaaagtgcGTTGAAGATCAAGTGTATCAACCAActttctgttgttgttgttattgctttttttggtatgtttaatcaaaaaatcataaaaaaataaataaatattgaaatactGAATTACGTTTCATTGCGTTAATATGTTGCAAACAAggaaaacgaaaaaacaaaaaaaaatgtttaaaatgataaacataaatttaattgtagcaaaatttgtaaataactgtaattaaaagagaaatcttgctaacgaaaaaaatgcattacaagaattttcgtttttaatttgttttaaaaatgattaatttgcatttttatcgtCGAGACTTTGAGTGATGATGATATTAAATAAGTTGTTACTCATAAAAGACATAATAAGATACAAGATCTACCATgcaataaattgaaaacaatGTTGAGTAACTTTTCGTATAAAGTTGAGAAttgattgcaatttttttttgctgcatagTGCATACTTGGAGGTTAAACCGGTCTTTAAGCTTCTTGTGCAATTTTTAGATCAATTATCTGGCATATGAGAGGTTAGAAAGGTCTAATATGCAGAACTtagatatatttttgaatattgacaGTGCATTGTATAAAATTGTTGTCGATTTtggattattaaaaatacgttGGTAaggaaatttctcaaaataattttccaaaaatttcaattactttcaggaaaaaactttaaaagtagTAGTACGAAACACTACCTTACGACCTTCTAAGGAGGCTTTAATGGAGAAGGAAAAGATCCAGAAGACCATCGAGATGTTTGCCGACCAAAAGCAAGATGGATCGATATCCTCCAAGCCGATCTGAGGGCGCTAAATGTGAGAAATTGGACAGTTGTAGCCCAAAATTGATCCAAATGCGATAATATTCTTCAACAGACCAAGTACTGGCTTTAAGGTCAGTGAAGAAAAGAAAGTAAGAAGAAGATTGGAGACTACCGAGCCACTTTGCAAGAAGGACGTATCTTACGGATTGAAAAGGTTTGAGAACAATcccataaaatttcaatagaattATATCAACAGcttaaaaaggatttttgaattaaaagagGTCAATTTAACCCTCTTTGAAATTACATACCCTCAAccccaaaaaattaactccTCAAGAGGTTGATTTGATCTTTGTTAAGATTTGTTTGCCTTTGTTaataaattcctcaaaaaacgattaaattaacctcttgaaGGGGTTTACTTTTTGATCTGTTTATGAGGATAAAAGGATAAGATCGATCATCAACCGACAAGAAATTTGAGCCACGAGCGCTTCTTTGAGCTGAGACAATGTGATAGTGAGTTTGCTGGATcagagattttttataaatatgctTATCCTTTAATCGTTTTAGTAGCGTGTATTCAAACAAAAGGCCCAAATAATATAAGACTGATACGACTTGTATTGccgaagtaaataaaattaagaactaAGATCGATCCCTTCAGTGGTTAATTTAACTCAAAAGGTCCTTTATGGGTCAGTCTCATACCTTCTCAGTCCATAAGGAAGAACTCATTTTATTCCAAAGGATTATACATATATGtacattaaaatgaaatgGGTCGACCCATCGACCAACTCGTTCAAGTTTTCAGACGACCTAAAGCTTCTTGTTTAACATCTACAAAAGATGAACCCAtcgtaaaagtaaaaatccaAGAAGCTATTTTATTCTTCTTGAGACAAAATCCTTCCTAAAATCCTCAGAAATGGTCTCCGAAACTATTACAAtacaataatgttttattccTTCGAACTAATTTACATGAGATGACTATACTTAAGTTACATAACGGCGACACTTAATTTATTACCACAGACAGAAAACattggaatttaaataaaaaagcatataataaaattaagtaaaggTCCTTTATGGGTCAGTCTCATACCTTCTCAGTCCATAAGGAAgaactcattttattttaaaggattATACGTAtacatttaaatgaaatgggtcataattttataaacctTTAAAGAGACTCTACATAGGCAcagattttaacaataaaggaTATCACAATAAATAGAATACTACGAAACTATTGAAACTCTGAACTGATATAATGATGATTCCAAGTTTATCTCCATCACAGCCTATTTAATTTATGGTTTCtcgctgataaatttacaaaatatttttaaaagaatctcGGGTTTCATAAGAACCATAATTTCGCCTTCGAAATCCATGAAgcgttaaaaatatcattgttgcattttattgcattattcaattaaaaacaaaataataaaagtttctaattcttttcaatcaattaaaaaaattattgatttcacaaaaaaatatcactttgcaaaaaaaaaatgcacgaTAGAATCTACACTAAACCTGCAAATTAAAAACCCCAAGAAGTGTGTCAAATTATGTAAGAGTCCGACTCATATGTGCATTTATTGTGTCATTAAACCATGTTTTGAGACGCTATATCGGCGCAgtgcacaaaaatattttgcggaAAAATCAACGTTGAACCGACGATGCATACAAAACTGGAATTGTGTACGCGCCTTGTTGCATTACTTATTACTGCCGTCTACCTACAATATATTTCGTGAGCAATGCAAgttaatgcagaaaaaaaagtgcaatgcCTTTAGATCTTTTTTGCAAGTGCTTAAAAACAAAACGTGATTCGGATTATGAAATCGCATGTAAATTTGTTTGCGAAATAGTCCGATGGagacaaaatttatgttttctaTGGAAATAATTGGACAGAAATGTTGTTCttgttatttaattcagaattcagaaattaattggagacattaaaaattaattccaacCACGGATCAGCGTAAATccggaaaaaaatcgtttgacTTGTCTTTGACCCAGAGCAAGTCGTTAATTGCAAGCCACACATGCACGGAACTTtcacttattatttattgtattattcTCCATTCAAGTGCAAGTAGTGCTCATCATCGTcggcgagtttttttttaccacagacaaaaaaactcacatcaATAATTATTGTGCACTTGTACTTGGaatgttttcaaatattaacaaGCCTCGTATgtgtattttatataatttttttaattttcaaatatgttAGGAAATACttggaaaaaaactaaaatattttgtaatccTCTAACTCGACATAATTTggataaatatttgtcttgaattgctttgtttaattttttttttgataaatttctctttgaaatttatttttcaaacttatttaaactcacttttttaatttttttcttgaatattttttaaaaattcaatttttcactatttttttatgtctttaccGATCAAGAGTTTAAACAAAACTGAATTCACGTAAAGTTGAGCCAAATaattgtacttttttattCGCAGTTGTTGTTCATTTACCAGCGATCGCAGCTAAGTACGGGTATGATCATGAACCATGCGAGCCATAATTACACGTGTAAGACGATGACGATCGGAAAATCAGCTGTGaagttttttgtaagtttttttttttttaaataagagtAGAGTACGACAAGATGACGTTGGTTCATTCACGTATGCGcaatatgaatgaaattgaGATTTAGAGTAAAATTTGTCTGTCTCATGTGtaattattgataatttttgtgtaacgGAAGATTTTAATGATTGGTGTTGGTCATGACGACATCTTTATCCTGAATTTCTCTTGTATAAAAAGGGATTTTCTGTTGAAATTTGCAATCagttcatttttaaacttttaaaaatcaacatcgaacaaaaaaaaaattaaatttaaaatgtctcatcaaataaaattcctgCTTTTGGTCTCGATTGTGCTTTGTTGGTACATGAAAGCGTCTTCAGCATCAGCTTCTTCTGAGACCGAGACAACTGCCAACAATCCCAACACTTTTTACGATACCTCAGCTAATGACCTTCCCGCTGCCCGTCGAAACTCAGATCGAGCTTTGTTCCGTTTGGGTCGTTCTAATCCCCAATTCCGGCTTGGAAGACGTTCTAGCGACGACACGAGATACGGAGAACATGGCGATGGATTTATTCGATTTGGAAAACGTTCGCCGCAATTCTTGGCTGtcgatggagacgccttgggAGACTCGCCAGCAAGATATCGACATTGGCCATTTGTTGTGGAGGAAGAACAGGACGACCAAGATGTGAATGATAGTTTTTTGCGTCTTGGACGAGCTAATGGGTTCATTCGATTGGGAAGATCTGTGAGCaaagaacaaatttaaattcgttTTTGTTCAACGACTGTCAAAAAATAGAGAGAAATGTGcaaaaaagcataaatttatgtaaaaatatgaaaaatattaattaaagttcTATATAATATttgagaagaaacaaaaaaaaagcattttttggggaaattaaacaaataaataaaaattttaaataaaatcgcgCAATTCATGTTCATGAAAGAGAAATCGAAATGGGGCGCCATCTATTATctcgatcaaaaattacagctgatcgttcaatttttcaatccattgttcataaattttatttttgttcactgtttataatttaaaaatacttccGCAGTccatttaattctattttagtataaaatttccaagaaatttcaaaataattttttttttctaagaaaaaattttctaaccttaaaaaaatggaacatcttttatcaaattaatgacTCATCCGagagaaatttcattcatcagAATTTAATTCAAGTCAGGTGCTAATAGTTCCGTTTTACCTATTTTTGTCTATTCTCTTTTAATGAACGTACGTGGGTGGCGTTCAATCACATTTTACTGGAACAActggaaattatttcaaaatatgacGCAATATAAGGAATTTAGGTCTTTTTCTTATCTAAATAATTgtaaagatttttgtttactttttctaaaaatactaaattccTATTAAAGTCACCtttctacgtttttttttaaatgatgaatGACGACGAGTCACTCCGCTTATCAAAGTCAATATGATTGTGCAAAGAGATAATAAAGTTTGACAAGTGACGAGTAAAAAATCTATTCTATCACAGCTGgatttcatgtatttttgaCGAAACAGAGTTCAAACAACAATAATTCATACGAAAATTACCTGCAGAGCGTTTTTTCGTGCATTCTTCCATTGTGCGTTCTTTACTTTACTTCTTTACCTTTTTTGTACGTTTCAATTGTTTTGTGTACGTTTCTAAGGCAAATATTTGACATCAAGAAACACACTCAGGAGGattaaaagaagttttttttgtatgttgcACAAAAATTGAGTATTATATGAGTGGACAAGTGTAGCAGCTAGACAACGAAGGTGAGTATTGCGGAGGAATCCAG
It encodes:
- the LOC134828864 gene encoding putative fatty acyl-CoA reductase CG5065, with product MSGDRITPSFDGKIIFLTGGSGFLGKVIIEKFLRCMPNLGGIWLLVRTKKGIDPQERLPVIFQNVIFDSVKKERGLDYMMKKVRAIPGDCSLLELGMSKEDRELVANNVNIIYHCAATIRFDEPLKRAALLNTRGTKLMIDLAKECKKLEFFGYMGTAYCHLNEKLLLEKEYPPPTDPYKVISACEWLDDDVIDSITPKILGDIPNTYAFTKALSESLVMESMKDIPSVVYRPSIIIPCWNEPIPGWTDNINGPTGLLIGAGKGVIRTMYCKQDGYGDFLPVDLAVNGIITSTWNFIGNKDHSKRIWHMVSSAEIKLSWQEIVDLGRWIVKNKLPLNGVLWYPGGSMKSSRLHHNIACFLYHWVPAYIIDALLFVLGYPPVLKRVQTRIQNGFEVFEYYTNHVWDFDNKNVLYLRAKLTEEETAKYKIDGHNVDIQEYFLNCVRAARLFILKETDDTIPAARRHMKIMWFVDKFCKTTFMLLMIYFVGGWIMRMLFGYSWND